Proteins encoded by one window of Pseudomonas sp. LS44:
- a CDS encoding MFS transporter, producing the protein MPLSSTASPLAAPSIANQASPLVMRVIGACALAHLINDLIQAVLPSIYPMLKANYGLTFAQVGLITLTFQLTASLLQPWVGYHTDRHPKPWLLPAGSLCTLVGILLLAFVGSFPAILLASALVGIGSSTFHPEASRIARLASGGRYGLAQSSFQVGGNAGSAFGPLLAAAIVIPYGQGHVAWFGLFAAFAILVLYGLSRWYRKHLDLFKLKQGSQATHGLSKRRVTAALGVLALLVFSKYFYMSCFTNYFTFYLIEKFDLSIANSQLHLFLFLGAVAAGTFFGGPIGDRIGRKKVIWFSILGVAPFSLALPYADLFWTGVLSMVIGFILASAFSAIVVFAQELVPGNVGMIAGIFFGLMFGFGGIGGALLGYLADIHGIEYVFYLCSFLPLLGILTILLPSTKGV; encoded by the coding sequence ATGCCCCTTAGCTCCACTGCCTCGCCCTTGGCTGCCCCATCGATAGCTAACCAAGCCAGCCCCCTGGTCATGCGCGTGATCGGCGCCTGCGCGTTGGCGCACCTGATCAACGATCTGATCCAGGCCGTGCTGCCGTCGATCTACCCGATGCTCAAGGCCAATTACGGGCTGACCTTCGCCCAGGTCGGCTTGATCACCCTGACGTTCCAACTCACCGCTTCGCTGCTGCAGCCATGGGTGGGTTACCACACCGACCGCCACCCCAAGCCGTGGTTGCTGCCCGCCGGTTCGCTGTGCACGCTGGTTGGCATCCTCCTCCTGGCCTTCGTCGGTAGTTTCCCGGCGATTCTGCTGGCCTCGGCGCTGGTCGGGATTGGCTCGTCGACATTCCATCCGGAAGCTTCGCGCATCGCCCGCCTCGCTTCCGGCGGGCGCTACGGCTTGGCCCAGTCGAGCTTCCAGGTCGGCGGCAATGCCGGCAGCGCCTTCGGCCCGCTGCTGGCGGCGGCCATCGTGATTCCCTACGGCCAGGGCCACGTTGCCTGGTTCGGCTTGTTCGCGGCGTTCGCGATTCTGGTGCTCTACGGGCTGAGCCGCTGGTATCGCAAGCACCTTGATCTGTTCAAGCTCAAGCAGGGCAGCCAGGCCACTCACGGGCTGTCGAAACGCCGAGTGACTGCCGCTTTGGGGGTGTTGGCGCTGCTGGTGTTCTCCAAATATTTCTACATGTCCTGCTTCACCAACTACTTCACTTTCTACCTGATCGAGAAGTTCGACCTGTCGATTGCCAACTCCCAGCTGCACCTGTTCCTGTTCCTTGGCGCTGTCGCGGCAGGCACCTTCTTCGGTGGGCCAATCGGCGACAGGATCGGGCGCAAGAAGGTCATCTGGTTTTCTATCCTGGGCGTCGCCCCCTTCAGCCTGGCGCTGCCCTACGCCGACCTGTTCTGGACCGGCGTACTGAGCATGGTCATCGGCTTTATCCTCGCCTCGGCCTTCTCAGCCATCGTGGTCTTCGCTCAGGAATTGGTGCCAGGCAACGTCGGCATGATCGCCGGTATTTTCTTCGGCTTGATGTTCGGCTTTGGCGGTATCGGCGGTGCGCTGCTGGGCTATCTTGCGGATATCCATGGCATCGAATACGTGTTCTATCTGTGCTCGTTCCTGCCTCTGCTGGGGATCCTGACGATCCTGTTGCCGTCGACCAAAGGGGTATAG
- a CDS encoding enoyl-CoA hydratase/isomerase family protein, translating into MSESVSFEVKGQVGWITLTRPKAMNALNREMLDAMIECLKGWEHDASVRVVALTATGRAFCAGADLKAGGTPQPGEMDLLDTIVAFFDRLRAFPKPVIAAVNGMALAGGLETVLCCDFVIAAESASFGDAHSNFGVFPGGGGAAVLPRKIPENIAKYMLFTGDALPAQDMKQYGLVSEVVADAELVARVQAIGDKLADKSPLVLRKMKKVCDEATDKSRADALRHELLALRDHQRSYDMAEGVSAFAEKRKPDFKGY; encoded by the coding sequence ATGAGCGAGTCGGTTTCCTTTGAAGTGAAGGGCCAGGTGGGCTGGATCACCCTGACCCGTCCGAAGGCCATGAACGCCCTGAACCGTGAAATGCTCGACGCCATGATCGAGTGCCTGAAAGGCTGGGAACACGACGCCAGCGTGCGCGTGGTAGCCCTGACCGCCACCGGCCGGGCGTTCTGCGCCGGCGCCGACCTGAAGGCCGGCGGCACCCCTCAGCCGGGCGAAATGGATCTGCTGGACACCATCGTCGCGTTCTTCGACCGCCTGCGCGCCTTCCCGAAACCGGTGATCGCCGCGGTCAACGGCATGGCCCTGGCCGGTGGTCTGGAAACCGTGCTGTGCTGCGACTTCGTGATCGCGGCCGAGAGCGCCAGCTTCGGCGACGCGCACTCCAACTTCGGCGTGTTCCCGGGTGGCGGCGGTGCTGCCGTGTTGCCGCGCAAGATTCCGGAGAACATCGCCAAGTACATGCTGTTCACCGGTGACGCCCTGCCAGCCCAGGACATGAAGCAGTACGGTCTGGTCAGCGAAGTGGTGGCCGACGCTGAACTGGTCGCCCGCGTCCAGGCCATCGGCGACAAGCTCGCCGACAAGAGCCCGCTGGTGCTGCGCAAGATGAAGAAAGTCTGCGACGAAGCCACCGACAAGAGCCGTGCCGACGCGCTGCGCCACGAACTGCTGGCCCTGCGCGATCACCAACGCTCCTACGACATGGCCGAAGGCGTGAGCGCCTTCGCCGAGAAGCGCAAGCCGGATTTCAAAGGCTACTGA
- a CDS encoding MaoC family dehydratase yields the protein MKSFENLTELQGQVGEVIATSDWLTIDQQRINTFAEATGDQQWIHVDPQRAAEGPFGKPIAHGFLTLSLLPTLMTNAFEIRNVKMGVNYGLNKVRFVQPVPVDSRLRAHFKVQSWEALPGNGAQITYEMTVEIEGVAKPACVAEAILRVFG from the coding sequence ATGAAAAGCTTTGAGAATCTGACCGAACTGCAAGGCCAGGTGGGCGAGGTGATTGCCACCAGCGACTGGCTGACCATCGACCAGCAGCGCATCAATACCTTCGCCGAGGCCACCGGCGATCAGCAGTGGATCCATGTCGATCCGCAGCGCGCGGCCGAGGGACCGTTCGGCAAGCCGATCGCCCACGGCTTTCTAACCCTCAGCCTGCTGCCGACCCTCATGACCAACGCCTTCGAGATTCGCAACGTGAAGATGGGCGTGAACTACGGCTTGAACAAGGTGCGCTTCGTCCAGCCGGTGCCGGTCGACAGCCGCCTGCGCGCGCACTTCAAGGTGCAGTCGTGGGAAGCGCTGCCAGGCAATGGCGCACAGATCACCTATGAGATGACCGTCGAGATCGAAGGCGTGGCGAAGCCCGCTTGCGTGGCCGAAGCCATCCTGCGGGTGTTCGGCTAA
- a CDS encoding enoyl-CoA hydratase/isomerase family protein produces MSNQTNAAVLYEKIGKTAVITLNRPQTRNALEEAVMAALPEVVRRARNDRSVASVVLTGAGGAFCSGAYLGEANDNEKTFIGRDIVLDSQDWFAELANMEKPVIAAVDGVAVGAGFSLALAADFIFLSPRARLMPSFLGVGLVPDLSMMYVLPRLVGLAKAKEIVFSALPVAVEDAVALGIAQAVVPAESLLDEALAYARRFDNAPPRALALAKTILNRSFETDRAALTQLEAAAQSLCVASDYHAEALRRFMAKEPALYPAAARRPS; encoded by the coding sequence ATGAGTAACCAGACAAACGCCGCGGTGCTGTACGAGAAAATCGGCAAGACCGCGGTGATCACCCTCAACCGGCCGCAGACCCGCAACGCCTTGGAAGAGGCCGTCATGGCGGCGCTGCCCGAGGTGGTGCGCCGCGCTCGCAACGACCGCTCGGTGGCCTCGGTGGTGCTGACCGGCGCCGGCGGCGCGTTCTGTTCCGGGGCCTACCTGGGCGAGGCGAACGACAACGAGAAGACCTTTATCGGTCGCGACATCGTGCTCGACTCGCAGGACTGGTTCGCCGAGCTGGCCAATATGGAAAAGCCGGTGATCGCGGCGGTCGATGGCGTCGCCGTGGGTGCCGGTTTCTCCCTGGCACTGGCCGCCGACTTCATCTTCCTCAGCCCGCGGGCGCGGCTGATGCCGTCGTTTCTCGGCGTCGGCCTGGTCCCCGACCTGTCGATGATGTACGTGCTGCCGCGCCTGGTCGGCTTGGCCAAGGCCAAGGAAATCGTCTTCTCCGCGCTTCCGGTGGCGGTTGAGGACGCCGTCGCGCTGGGTATTGCCCAGGCGGTGGTGCCGGCGGAAAGCCTGCTGGATGAGGCGCTCGCCTATGCGCGGCGCTTCGACAACGCACCGCCCAGGGCGCTGGCGCTGGCCAAGACCATCCTCAATCGTTCCTTCGAGACCGATCGGGCGGCGCTGACCCAGCTGGAAGCGGCGGCGCAATCGTTGTGCGTGGCCAGTGATTATCACGCCGAGGCGCTGCGCCGCTTCATGGCCAAGGAGCCGGCGCTTTATCCGGCTGCTGCTCGCCGGCCTTCCTGA
- a CDS encoding acyl-CoA dehydrogenase family protein yields the protein MSDTSAVFLSEQEVMIRDSARKVAQEVVAPTAAERDRTGAWPREELNAIAELGFLGMHIPEEYGGVGLSFVEYCLTIEEFAAVDAGFATALHVHNSVALSIYRDGTEEQRQQWLPAMIRGEKIGCFLLSEPHAGSDTAAFRTSARRDGDDYVLNGSKQFISNGGEAGVAIVVAVTNKDAGKKGVSLIMADPSTPGFVVTRNEEKMGQRTANLAAIQMEGCRTPVSNLLGAEGAGYKHIIAGLDEGRVAIAALATGVARAALEAAVKYAKEREAYGAPIINLQGVAFDLADMATQVDVSHVYMLHAARLCQAGIRCPKEASLIKLFASEMVEKVCSDAIQVHGGYGYLTDFPVERYYRDARVIKIYEGTSHIQKLIISRNL from the coding sequence ATGAGCGATACATCTGCAGTATTCCTGAGCGAGCAGGAAGTCATGATCCGCGATTCCGCCCGCAAGGTGGCGCAGGAAGTGGTCGCGCCGACTGCCGCCGAGCGCGACCGCACGGGTGCCTGGCCGCGGGAGGAACTGAATGCTATCGCCGAACTCGGCTTTCTCGGCATGCACATCCCCGAAGAGTACGGCGGTGTCGGCCTGAGCTTCGTGGAGTACTGCCTGACCATCGAAGAATTTGCCGCTGTCGATGCCGGCTTTGCCACTGCCCTGCATGTGCACAACTCCGTCGCCTTGTCGATCTACCGCGACGGTACCGAGGAGCAGCGGCAGCAATGGCTGCCGGCCATGATCCGTGGGGAAAAGATCGGCTGCTTCTTGTTGAGTGAACCGCACGCCGGTTCGGATACCGCCGCCTTCCGCACCTCGGCCCGCCGCGATGGCGATGACTATGTGTTGAATGGCAGCAAGCAGTTCATCTCCAACGGCGGCGAAGCGGGCGTAGCCATCGTGGTGGCCGTCACCAACAAGGACGCCGGCAAGAAAGGCGTCAGCCTGATCATGGCCGACCCGAGCACCCCGGGCTTCGTGGTCACCCGCAACGAAGAAAAGATGGGCCAGCGTACGGCCAACCTGGCGGCGATCCAGATGGAGGGCTGCCGTACGCCGGTGAGCAACCTGCTGGGCGCCGAAGGGGCCGGCTACAAACACATCATTGCCGGCCTGGACGAAGGCCGGGTGGCGATTGCTGCGCTGGCGACCGGTGTAGCGCGTGCGGCACTGGAAGCCGCGGTGAAATACGCCAAGGAACGCGAAGCCTACGGCGCGCCGATCATCAATCTGCAGGGCGTGGCGTTCGATCTGGCCGACATGGCGACCCAGGTGGACGTCTCGCACGTGTACATGCTGCACGCCGCCCGTCTGTGCCAGGCCGGGATCCGCTGCCCGAAGGAAGCCTCGTTGATCAAGCTGTTCGCCAGCGAGATGGTCGAGAAGGTCTGCTCGGATGCGATCCAGGTTCACGGCGGTTATGGCTACCTCACTGACTTCCCGGTCGAGCGCTATTACCGCGATGCGCGGGTGATCAAGATCTATGAAGGCACCAGCCACATTCAGAAGCTGATCATCTCGCGCAACCTGTAA
- a CDS encoding lipid-transfer protein: MTQKVVVAGVGMIPFTKPGQSETYPVMGEQAVRIALADAGVGYESIQQAYASYVFGDSTSGQRVLYNVGMTGIPVINVNNNCASGSTALFLANQAIASGMVDIVLAFGFEQMVPGAIPSAFADRPSPLELFLDQCDRNVPGAAAIPSALRIFGSAGIEHMKRFGTPLETFAKIRAKASRHAANNPKAVFRKIVTVEDVLAEQVMWPGVMTRSMACPPTCGAGAVVLCSESYAKKHGLDRRVSIAGQALTTDGAETFTSGDMRDLAGYSMSRAAANKVYEMAGIGAKDVSVVELHDCFAQNELLTYESLGLCPEGGAQKFVDDGDNTYGGKFVVNPSGGLLCKGHPIGATGLAQCTELVQQLRGQAEQRQVEGARIALQHNIGIGGAAVVTMYRKD, translated from the coding sequence ATGACGCAGAAAGTCGTTGTCGCCGGTGTTGGCATGATTCCATTCACCAAGCCCGGTCAGAGCGAAACCTATCCGGTGATGGGCGAGCAAGCGGTGCGCATCGCCCTGGCGGACGCCGGTGTCGGCTATGAGTCGATCCAGCAGGCTTACGCGAGCTATGTCTTTGGCGATTCGACCAGTGGTCAGCGCGTGCTCTACAACGTGGGCATGACCGGCATTCCGGTCATCAACGTCAACAATAACTGCGCCAGCGGCTCCACCGCGTTGTTCCTGGCCAACCAGGCGATCGCCAGCGGCATGGTCGACATCGTGCTGGCCTTCGGCTTCGAGCAGATGGTCCCCGGCGCCATCCCCAGTGCCTTCGCTGACCGTCCCAGCCCGCTGGAGCTTTTCCTCGACCAGTGCGACCGCAACGTGCCGGGCGCCGCGGCCATCCCCTCGGCGCTGCGCATCTTCGGCAGCGCCGGCATCGAGCATATGAAGCGCTTCGGTACGCCGCTGGAGACCTTCGCCAAGATCCGCGCCAAGGCCAGCCGCCATGCGGCGAACAACCCCAAGGCAGTGTTCCGCAAGATCGTCACCGTCGAAGACGTGCTCGCCGAGCAGGTGATGTGGCCGGGCGTGATGACTCGCTCGATGGCCTGCCCGCCGACCTGTGGTGCCGGCGCTGTGGTCCTGTGCAGCGAGTCCTACGCGAAGAAGCACGGCCTCGACCGCCGCGTGTCCATCGCTGGCCAGGCGCTGACTACTGACGGCGCGGAAACCTTCACCTCCGGCGACATGCGTGATCTCGCTGGTTACTCGATGTCCCGCGCGGCGGCCAACAAGGTCTACGAGATGGCCGGCATCGGCGCCAAGGATGTGAGCGTGGTCGAGCTGCACGACTGCTTCGCGCAGAACGAGCTGCTGACCTACGAATCGCTCGGCCTGTGCCCGGAAGGTGGCGCGCAGAAGTTCGTCGACGACGGCGACAACACCTACGGCGGCAAATTCGTCGTCAACCCGTCCGGCGGTCTGCTCTGCAAGGGCCACCCGATCGGCGCCACCGGTCTGGCGCAGTGCACTGAGCTGGTCCAGCAGTTGCGCGGCCAGGCCGAGCAGCGCCAGGTCGAGGGCGCGCGCATCGCCCTGCAGCACAACATCGGTATCGGTGGTGCGGCCGTGGTCACCATGTACCGCAAAGACTGA
- a CDS encoding LuxR C-terminal-related transcriptional regulator: MQTTVMNSENLLVATKFSPPRLNTRHIPRVHLLGRLSEAQDSTVTLITGGAGFGKTILLAQWRQELMKAGVEVAWLSFSHDDREFRSFFSYLLASLQHLGIQIDGEMLNAEGGDQSMSAVVAVVTRAAEEIGRELYLLIDDYQHIEAPSAHGLIQKLLDHCPANLHIVIASRTIPPLSLGRLRMQGYVAEIDFAELPFDLEETKAFFAQNLTSLELTADEDRLIHDLTGGWPASLQPIATMLRVRPAKRAKLRSLLWKSSDLQAYLAEDVVACLPEELVELMEKISIFRRFNAELAEFVAQDSRALELIKLAEDENLLIYRVDSDDSLPWYRFHPLFGEFLSQRLAQQGQAVIEALHGRASQWFAEHDFLAESIRHANLCGDLDYAVSALEQAATTTWSMAYIGPMLHLLDRLPQETLFAHPRLFVLGCLTYALTARPEKAERWLEQIRRTEAAKNPAISSRFALADAAVAMQLDDLKRVIDLLEPTLKAPVENRSLRYISLSALAVAYLTVGRFEDVRRLFDDNPINPDDRENDMAMVFESNRALAYLTKGSVREAERIGAGVLARAEAGYGRGSVAANLCAATLSDAYYELDRIDDALEVLANRSGILQFSMPDVMARASLCRARIEVLRGEPQDALRFLEDQAAHFHLLGLSRPQAMMIAEQAALLLAMGERRQAGELLARLQGLAAQGGSAGGQGEIAAITAAVRARTAISDRDPAAALVALAEVRRFGEQHGRGRAMVKTNLLAAIAHDMQDDSEAAAAELAQALQTGATLGLVRTLLDESEAMELIEQLRAALPLDAFTAQYLADLLAHLAAEEGAADAAVARDASSGQPAVLTPRELEILSLISQAMSNKRIALTLNLTFGTVKWNVKNILAKLGVSSRYGAITTARQQGLLK; the protein is encoded by the coding sequence ATGCAAACCACGGTAATGAATTCCGAAAATCTGCTGGTGGCGACCAAGTTCTCGCCACCACGACTGAACACCCGACACATCCCGCGTGTGCACCTGCTTGGGCGGCTGAGCGAGGCGCAGGACAGCACCGTCACGCTGATTACCGGCGGAGCGGGGTTCGGCAAGACCATCCTGCTCGCGCAATGGCGGCAGGAACTGATGAAGGCCGGGGTCGAAGTGGCCTGGCTGTCGTTCAGCCATGACGACAGGGAATTCCGCAGCTTCTTCTCCTACCTGTTGGCGTCTCTGCAGCATCTGGGCATCCAGATCGACGGCGAGATGCTCAATGCGGAAGGCGGCGACCAGTCGATGAGCGCGGTGGTCGCGGTGGTGACGCGGGCGGCGGAGGAGATCGGTCGCGAGTTGTACCTGCTGATCGATGATTACCAGCACATCGAAGCGCCTTCGGCCCATGGGCTGATCCAGAAGCTGCTCGATCACTGCCCAGCGAACCTGCACATCGTGATCGCCTCGCGTACCATTCCGCCGCTCAGCCTCGGCCGGCTGCGCATGCAGGGCTATGTGGCGGAAATCGACTTCGCCGAGCTGCCTTTCGATCTGGAGGAGACCAAGGCCTTCTTCGCCCAGAACCTCACCAGTCTGGAGCTGACCGCCGATGAGGATCGGCTGATCCATGACCTGACCGGCGGCTGGCCGGCCAGCCTGCAGCCGATCGCCACCATGCTGCGCGTCCGCCCGGCGAAGCGCGCGAAACTACGCTCGCTGCTGTGGAAGTCGTCCGATCTGCAGGCCTATCTCGCCGAAGATGTGGTGGCGTGCCTGCCCGAGGAACTGGTCGAGCTGATGGAGAAGATCTCGATCTTCCGGCGTTTCAACGCCGAGCTGGCGGAGTTCGTGGCGCAAGATTCGCGCGCGCTGGAACTGATCAAGCTGGCCGAGGACGAGAACCTGCTGATTTACCGGGTGGACTCGGACGACAGCCTGCCGTGGTACCGCTTCCATCCCTTGTTCGGCGAGTTCCTGTCGCAGCGCTTGGCGCAGCAGGGCCAAGCGGTGATCGAGGCGCTGCATGGGCGGGCCAGCCAGTGGTTCGCCGAGCACGACTTCCTTGCCGAATCGATCCGCCATGCCAATCTGTGCGGTGACCTCGACTACGCGGTGAGTGCGCTCGAGCAGGCCGCGACCACCACCTGGAGCATGGCCTACATCGGGCCGATGCTGCACCTGCTTGATCGGTTGCCACAGGAAACCCTGTTCGCCCATCCGCGCCTGTTCGTCCTCGGCTGCCTGACCTACGCCCTCACCGCCAGGCCGGAAAAAGCCGAGCGCTGGCTGGAGCAGATCCGCCGCACCGAGGCGGCGAAGAACCCGGCGATTTCCTCGCGCTTCGCCCTGGCCGACGCGGCGGTAGCGATGCAGCTCGACGACCTCAAACGGGTCATCGATCTGCTCGAGCCGACCCTCAAGGCACCGGTGGAGAACCGCTCATTGCGCTACATCAGCCTGTCGGCGTTGGCGGTGGCCTACCTGACGGTCGGCCGCTTCGAGGATGTGCGCCGGCTGTTCGATGACAACCCGATCAATCCGGACGATCGCGAAAATGACATGGCGATGGTCTTCGAAAGCAATCGCGCCCTGGCCTACCTGACCAAGGGCAGCGTGCGCGAGGCCGAGCGCATCGGTGCCGGCGTGCTGGCGCGTGCCGAGGCCGGCTATGGGCGCGGCTCGGTGGCCGCCAACCTGTGCGCCGCGACGCTGAGCGACGCCTACTACGAGCTTGATCGCATCGACGATGCGCTGGAGGTGCTGGCCAATCGCTCTGGCATCCTGCAGTTTTCGATGCCGGACGTGATGGCGCGCGCCTCGTTGTGCCGCGCGCGCATCGAAGTGCTGCGCGGCGAGCCGCAGGACGCCCTGCGTTTCCTCGAAGACCAGGCGGCGCACTTTCATCTGCTCGGCCTGAGCCGGCCGCAGGCGATGATGATCGCCGAACAGGCTGCCTTGCTGTTGGCGATGGGCGAGCGTCGGCAGGCCGGTGAGCTGCTGGCGCGGCTGCAGGGTCTGGCGGCGCAGGGCGGCAGCGCCGGCGGGCAAGGCGAGATTGCCGCGATCACCGCGGCGGTGCGCGCGCGTACTGCGATTTCCGATCGCGACCCGGCTGCCGCGCTGGTGGCGCTGGCCGAGGTCCGGCGGTTCGGTGAGCAGCATGGTCGCGGCCGCGCCATGGTGAAGACCAACCTGCTCGCCGCGATCGCGCACGACATGCAGGATGACAGCGAAGCCGCCGCCGCCGAGCTGGCCCAGGCGCTGCAAACCGGCGCCACGCTCGGCCTGGTGCGCACCCTGCTCGACGAGAGCGAGGCGATGGAACTGATTGAGCAGCTGCGCGCCGCCCTGCCGCTGGACGCCTTCACCGCACAGTATCTGGCCGATCTGCTGGCGCACCTGGCTGCGGAGGAGGGCGCCGCGGATGCGGCGGTGGCGCGGGACGCCAGCAGCGGACAGCCGGCGGTGCTGACCCCGCGCGAGCTGGAAATCCTCAGCCTGATCTCCCAGGCCATGTCCAACAAGCGTATCGCCCTGACCCTGAATCTGACCTTCGGCACGGTGAAGTGGAACGTGAAGAACATCCTCGCCAAGCTCGGCGTGTCGAGCCGCTATGGCGCGATTACCACGGCCCGCCAGCAGGGTCTGCTCAAGTAA
- a CDS encoding acyl-CoA dehydrogenase family protein, whose amino-acid sequence MDFQPDAGLEAFRQDVRQFIAQVPAELKGLQRCVRSPREQIQRWQQLLDAQGWGAPYWATEHGGTGWSVPQILVFDDECSAAGTPTQDGFVQKMLGPVLNAFATPEQKAEHMPAIFRGERLWCQGFSEPGSGSDLASLRTRAERDGDDYIINGQKIWTSYAHDADWIFLLVRTSAEGKKQAGISFLLVDMKTPGVTVRPIRSIDDAHHLNETFFDNVRVPVQNLIGAEGQGWNITKFLLNNEHATTADLPELKRYMRELRQFATALRVGDQALGAQPAFALKLARLDAELQAIGMLVQRVARLEQQHDPASHVLGSMLKVRATELQQRITEAQLEALGDYGAIAYPHPHEAAPAQPYPLQALARGIANDMFLRRASTIYGGTSEVQRGIIAKMLFQF is encoded by the coding sequence ATGGACTTTCAACCCGATGCCGGCCTCGAGGCGTTCCGCCAGGACGTCCGGCAGTTCATCGCGCAGGTGCCGGCCGAGCTGAAAGGCCTGCAGCGTTGCGTGCGCTCGCCGCGCGAGCAGATCCAGCGCTGGCAGCAGTTGCTCGATGCGCAAGGCTGGGGCGCGCCGTACTGGGCCACGGAACACGGCGGCACCGGCTGGTCGGTGCCGCAAATCCTGGTGTTCGACGACGAGTGCAGCGCCGCCGGCACGCCGACCCAGGACGGCTTCGTGCAGAAGATGCTCGGCCCGGTGCTGAACGCTTTCGCCACGCCCGAGCAGAAGGCCGAGCACATGCCGGCCATCTTCCGTGGCGAGCGCCTGTGGTGCCAGGGTTTCTCCGAGCCGGGCTCCGGCTCCGACCTGGCCTCGCTGCGCACCCGCGCCGAGCGCGATGGCGACGACTACATCATCAACGGCCAGAAGATCTGGACCAGCTACGCGCATGACGCCGACTGGATTTTCCTGCTGGTGCGCACCAGCGCGGAAGGCAAGAAGCAGGCGGGGATCAGCTTCCTGCTGGTGGACATGAAAACCCCGGGCGTCACCGTGCGGCCGATTCGCAGCATTGACGATGCGCACCACCTCAACGAGACCTTCTTCGACAACGTGCGGGTGCCGGTGCAGAACCTGATCGGTGCCGAAGGGCAGGGCTGGAACATCACCAAGTTCCTGCTCAACAACGAGCACGCCACCACGGCCGACCTGCCGGAGCTCAAGCGCTACATGCGCGAGCTGCGCCAGTTCGCCACGGCGCTGCGCGTTGGCGACCAGGCGCTCGGTGCGCAGCCGGCGTTCGCCCTCAAGCTGGCGCGCCTGGATGCCGAGCTGCAAGCCATCGGCATGCTGGTGCAGCGCGTCGCGCGCCTGGAGCAGCAGCACGATCCGGCCTCGCATGTGCTCGGTTCGATGCTGAAGGTTCGCGCCACCGAGCTGCAGCAGCGCATCACCGAGGCGCAGCTCGAGGCACTCGGCGATTACGGTGCCATTGCCTATCCGCATCCGCACGAGGCGGCGCCCGCGCAGCCTTATCCGCTGCAGGCGCTGGCCCGCGGCATTGCCAACGACATGTTCCTGCGTCGGGCATCGACTATCTACGGCGGTACCAGCGAGGTACAGCGGGGCATCATCGCCAAGATGCTGTTCCAATTTTGA
- a CDS encoding acyl-CoA dehydrogenase family protein: protein MDFQLTSEQKLLQDSVRRYVDKAYGFEARTALLHSGRNGSAANWQLFAENGWLMAALPEEYGGLGGTLVDSVIISQELGRALVLEPYLGCAVLAAQTLVAAGTPAQQETLLPQLADGSYRLALAYSEPASRGMPDIVALRAERTGDGFVLNGSKSLVLGAVGAQAFIVSARIEGTSGISLLLVDGDSAGLTRQALPLHDGSWVEELTFAGVRVSADALLGEAGQGLGALRAGLASGIVTLCAELIGVMEKTIEVTAEYLKVRKQFGVPISAFQALQHRMADMAAELELSRSMLHAALASLANDEEPARLKTLSAAKMLIGRAAKVVCGQGIQLHGGIGMTEEYLVGHYYKRAVVADLLLGSSDSHEALCAAALQAELGV, encoded by the coding sequence ATGGATTTCCAACTGACGTCCGAGCAGAAGCTGCTGCAGGACAGCGTGCGCCGCTACGTCGACAAGGCGTACGGCTTCGAGGCGCGCACCGCGCTGCTGCACAGCGGTCGCAACGGCAGTGCGGCGAACTGGCAGCTGTTCGCCGAGAACGGCTGGCTGATGGCTGCGTTGCCCGAAGAGTACGGCGGTCTCGGCGGCACGCTGGTGGACAGTGTGATCATCAGCCAGGAACTGGGCCGCGCCCTGGTGCTCGAGCCGTACCTCGGCTGCGCAGTGCTGGCGGCACAGACCCTGGTCGCCGCTGGCACGCCGGCGCAGCAGGAGACGCTGCTGCCACAGCTGGCCGATGGTAGCTATCGCCTCGCCCTGGCCTACAGCGAGCCGGCCTCGCGCGGCATGCCGGACATCGTCGCGCTGCGCGCCGAGCGCACGGGCGACGGCTTTGTGCTGAACGGCAGCAAGTCGCTGGTGCTCGGTGCGGTCGGCGCGCAGGCCTTTATCGTCTCTGCGCGGATCGAAGGAACTTCGGGCATCAGCCTGTTGCTGGTCGACGGCGACAGCGCCGGGCTGACCCGCCAGGCGCTGCCGCTGCATGACGGCAGCTGGGTCGAGGAACTGACCTTTGCTGGCGTGCGGGTAAGCGCGGATGCGCTGCTCGGCGAAGCCGGCCAGGGCCTCGGCGCACTGCGCGCCGGCCTGGCCAGCGGCATCGTGACACTGTGCGCGGAGCTGATCGGGGTGATGGAAAAGACCATCGAAGTCACCGCCGAGTACCTCAAGGTGCGCAAGCAGTTCGGCGTGCCGATCAGTGCCTTTCAGGCGTTGCAGCACCGCATGGCCGACATGGCTGCCGAGCTGGAGCTGTCGCGTTCGATGCTGCATGCGGCACTGGCCTCGCTGGCCAATGACGAGGAACCGGCGCGCCTGAAGACCCTGTCGGCCGCCAAGATGCTGATCGGCCGGGCGGCGAAGGTCGTCTGCGGTCAGGGTATCCAGCTGCATGGCGGTATCGGCATGACCGAGGAATATCTGGTCGGCCACTACTACAAGCGTGCTGTGGTCGCCGACCTGCTGCTGGGCAGCAGTGACAGCCACGAAGCGCTGTGCGCTGCGGCGCTGCAGGCCGAGCTCGGCGTGTAG